A window from Gopherus flavomarginatus isolate rGopFla2 chromosome 4, rGopFla2.mat.asm, whole genome shotgun sequence encodes these proteins:
- the POLR1B gene encoding DNA-directed RNA polymerase I subunit RPA2 isoform X1, translated as MVPKGSICKELKVYPAECRGRRSTYRGKLTADISWSVNGIPKGIIKQSLGYVPIMVKSKLCNLHSLPPRALIEHHEEEEEMGGYFIVNGIEKVIRMLIMPRRNFPIAMIRPKWKSRGPGYTEYGISMRCVRDEHTAINMNLHYLENGTVMLNFIFQKELFFLPLGFALKALVGFSDYQIFQELIKGREDNSFYKNCISQMLRMVMEEGCATQKQVLNYIGKCFRVKLNLPEWYPNEQAAEFLLDQCICVHLKTKTEKFYLLCLMTRKLFAFAKEECMEENPDSLMNQEVLTPGQLYLMFLKERMEAWLLSVKVALDKRSQKTNITINSENMMKLFSMGIDVTRPFEYLLATGNLRSKTGLGMLQDSGLCVVADKLNFIRYLSHFRCVHRGAAFAKMRTTTVRKLLPESWGFLCPVHTPDGEPCGLMNHITTVCEIVTQSCYTLSLPPLLCSLGVTPVDGTPSQPYAECYPVTLDGSLVGWVEKDMAPTIADTFRHFKVMQEKKIPAWTEVVLIPMTGKPSLYPGLFIFTTPCRMVRPVRNLALGKEELIGTLEQVFMNIAVLEDEIVPGVTTHQELFPHSMLSVVANFIPFSDHNQSPRNMYQCQMGKQTMGFPLLTYQDRSDNKLYRLQTPQSPMVRPAMYDYYDMDNYPVGTNAIVAVISYTGYDMEDAMIVSKASWERGFAHGSVYKTESIDLAEKIKQGDDSLVFGVKPGDPRVIHNLDADGLPHIGSILQYGDPYYSYLNLSTGESFITYYKSKESCIVDNIKVCSNDSGNGKFKSVCITMRIPRNPTIGDKFASRHGQKGILSRLWPVEDMPFTESGMVPDILFNPHGFPSRMTIGMLIESMAGKSAALHGLCHDATPFTFSEENSALEYFGKMLKAAGYNYYGTERMYSGISGVELEADIFIGVVYYQRLRHMVSDKFQVRTTGARDKVTNQPIGGRNVQGGIRFGEMERDALLAHGTSFLLHDRLFNCSDRSVAHVCVKCGSLLSPLLEKPPPSWSTTRNRKYYCTVCNQSDTIDAVSVPYVFRYFVAELAAMNIKVKLDVN; from the exons ATGGTGCCAAAAGGGAGTATCTGTAAAGAGCTGAAAGTGTACCCAGCAGAATGTAGAGGACGCAGAAGCACTTATCGTGGGAAACTAACT GCTGACATCAGCTGGTCAGTGAATGGCATTCCTAAAGGGATTATTAAACAGTCCCTGGGATATGTTCCAATCATGGTGAAATCTAAGCTTTGCAATCTGCATAGTCTTCCTCCAAGAGCTCTGATTGAACACCATGAGGAAGAAGAG GAAATGGGAGGCTATTTTATAGTTAACGGTATAGAAAAAGTTATCAGAATGCTGATTATGCCTAGACGAAACTTTCCCATTGCAATGATAAGACCCAAATGGAAAAGCCGAGGCCCTGGTTACACGGAGTATG GTATATCGATGCGCTGTGTTAGAGATGAACACACTGCTATAAACATGAACCTTCACTACCTGGAAAATGGTACGGTGATGCTGAACTTCATTTTTCAGAAAGAGTTGTTCTTCCTCCCACTGGGATTTGCACTGAAG GCATTAGTTGGTTTCTCAGATTACCAGATTTTTCAGGAGTTGATCAAAGGAAGAGAAGACAACTCCTTCTATAAGAACTGCATCTCTCAGATGCTGCGAATGGTAATGGAGGAGGGCTGTGCCACACAAAAGCAGGTCCTTAACTACATTGGGAAATGCTTCCGAGTGAAACTCAACCTTCCTGAGTGGTACCCAAATGAGCAAGCTGCAGAATTCCTTCTGGA TCAGTGCATCTGTGTACACTTGAAAACCAAAACCGAGAAGTTCTACTTGCTTTGTCTGATGACCCGGAAGCTGTTTGCTTTTGCCAAAGAAGAGTGCATGGAGGAGAATCCAGACAGCCTTATGAATCAGGAGGTGCTTACCCCAGGGCAGCTTTACCTCATGTTCTTAAAG GAGAGGATGGAAGCTTGGTTGCTTTCTGTTAAAGTAGCCTTGGACAAAAGATCTCAGAAGACCAATATAACCATCAATTCAGAAAATATGATGAAGCTATTCAGCATGGGAATTGATGTTACAAGGCCATTTGAATATCTCCTTGCTACTGGTAACCTGCGCTCTAAAACAG gtctGGGTATGCTACAAGATTCTGGGCTGTGTGTGGTGGCAGACAAGCTGAATTTTATTCGTTACCTGTCCCATTTTCGCTGCGTACACAGAGGTGCTGCGTTTGCCAAGATGAGAACCACCACAGTGCGCAAACTGCTCCCAGAATCCTGGGGCTTCCTGTGCCCTGTGCACACCCCCGACGGAGAGCCCTGTGGGCTGATGAACCATATTACGACTGTCTGTGAAATAGTGACGCAGTCATGCTACACTTTGTCCCTGCCACCTTTGCTCTGCTCCTTAG gtgtcacTCCCGTTGATGGGACTCCAAGCCAACCCTATGCAGAGTGTTACCCAGTCACACTGGATGGCTCGTTAGTGGGCTGGGTAGAAAAAGATATGGCTCCTACGATTGCAGATACTTTCCGACACTTTAAG GTGATGCAAGAAAAGAAAATTCCTGCCTGGACTGAGGTAGTCCTTATTCCAATGACAGGAAAACCCAGTCTGTATCCAGGATTATTCATTTTTACTACCCCTTGCAGGATGGTTCGGCCTGTGAGAAATTTGGCCTTGGGAAAGGAAGAATTGATTGGTACTCTGGAACAG GTCTTCATGAACATTGCTGTCCTTGAGGATGAAATTGTGCCTGGCGTGACCACTCACCAGGAGCTCTTTCCTCATAGCATGCTGAGTGTGGTAGCCAACTTCATTCCATTCTCTGATCACAACCAGAGTCCCAGAAACATGTACCAATGCCAGATGG GTAAGCAAACTATGGGCTTTCCACTTCTGACTTACCAGGATCGCTCAGATAATAAACTGTACCGACTTCAGACTCCGCAGAGCCCCATGGTGCGCCCGGCTATGTATGATTACTATGACATGGACAACTATCCAGTCGGTACCAATGCAATCGTTGCTGTCATCTCCTACACGGGTTATGACATGGAAGATGCAATG ATTGTAAGTAAGGCTTCGTGGGAGAGAGGATTTGCACACGGCAGCGTTTACAAGACGGAGAGCATAGATCTTGCTGAAAAAATCAAACAAGGAGATGACAGTCTGGTGTTTGGGGTCAAGCCTGGTGATCCAAGGGTTATACACAATCTGGACGCTGACGGACTGCCGCACATTGGATCCATACTGCAATATGGGGACCCTTATTACAGCTACCTGAACCTCAGTACTGGGGAGAGCTTCATAACCTATTACAA gAGTAAGGAAAGTTGCATTGTGGATAACATCAAAGTGTGCAGCAATGACAGTGGAAATGGAAAATTTAAAAGTGTTTGCATCACTATGAGAATCCCTCGTAATCCAACTATTGGGGACAAATTTGCCAGCCGACATGGACAGAAGGGTATTTTGAGCAGACTCTGGCCAGTTGAGGACATGCCATTTACAGAGAGTGGAATGGTTCCTGATATTCTCTTCAATCCTCATGGCTTTCCATCCCGAATGACCATTGGAATGCTGATTGAGAGCATGGCAGGGAAGTCTGCAGCATTGCATGGCCTCTGTCACGATGCCACCCCCTTCACGTTTTCGGAGGAGAACTCTGCCTTGGAATACTTTGGCAAGATGTTGAAGGCTGCTGGCTATAACTACTACGGAACAGAGCGGATGTACAGTGGAATCAGTGGGGTGGAACTGGAGGCAGACATTTTCATTGGAGTTGTATACTATCAACGCCTGCGTCACATGGTTTCGGACAAGTTCCAGGTGAGGACGACAGGAGCCAGAGATAAAGTCACCAACCAGCCCATAGGTGGGAGGAATGTCCAGGGTGGAATTCGCTTTGGAGAGATGGAACGTGATGCCTTGTTGGCTCATGGCACGTCCTTCTTGCTGCATGACCGTCTCTTCAACTGTTCCGATCGGTCTGTGGCCCACGTCTGTGTCAAGTGTGGCAGTTTGCTTTCTCCTTTGTTGGAGAAGCCTCCGCCTTCCTGGTCCACGACGCGCAATAGGAAATACTACTGTACTGTGTGCAATCAGAGCGACACAATCGACGCTGTTTCTGTGCCTTATGTCTTCCGGTATTTTGTGGCTGAGTTGGCAGCCATGAACATAAAAGTGAAACTCGATGTGAACTAA
- the POLR1B gene encoding DNA-directed RNA polymerase I subunit RPA2 isoform X2 codes for MRCVRDEHTAINMNLHYLENGTVMLNFIFQKELFFLPLGFALKALVGFSDYQIFQELIKGREDNSFYKNCISQMLRMVMEEGCATQKQVLNYIGKCFRVKLNLPEWYPNEQAAEFLLDQCICVHLKTKTEKFYLLCLMTRKLFAFAKEECMEENPDSLMNQEVLTPGQLYLMFLKERMEAWLLSVKVALDKRSQKTNITINSENMMKLFSMGIDVTRPFEYLLATGNLRSKTGLGMLQDSGLCVVADKLNFIRYLSHFRCVHRGAAFAKMRTTTVRKLLPESWGFLCPVHTPDGEPCGLMNHITTVCEIVTQSCYTLSLPPLLCSLGVTPVDGTPSQPYAECYPVTLDGSLVGWVEKDMAPTIADTFRHFKVMQEKKIPAWTEVVLIPMTGKPSLYPGLFIFTTPCRMVRPVRNLALGKEELIGTLEQVFMNIAVLEDEIVPGVTTHQELFPHSMLSVVANFIPFSDHNQSPRNMYQCQMGKQTMGFPLLTYQDRSDNKLYRLQTPQSPMVRPAMYDYYDMDNYPVGTNAIVAVISYTGYDMEDAMIVSKASWERGFAHGSVYKTESIDLAEKIKQGDDSLVFGVKPGDPRVIHNLDADGLPHIGSILQYGDPYYSYLNLSTGESFITYYKSKESCIVDNIKVCSNDSGNGKFKSVCITMRIPRNPTIGDKFASRHGQKGILSRLWPVEDMPFTESGMVPDILFNPHGFPSRMTIGMLIESMAGKSAALHGLCHDATPFTFSEENSALEYFGKMLKAAGYNYYGTERMYSGISGVELEADIFIGVVYYQRLRHMVSDKFQVRTTGARDKVTNQPIGGRNVQGGIRFGEMERDALLAHGTSFLLHDRLFNCSDRSVAHVCVKCGSLLSPLLEKPPPSWSTTRNRKYYCTVCNQSDTIDAVSVPYVFRYFVAELAAMNIKVKLDVN; via the exons ATGCGCTGTGTTAGAGATGAACACACTGCTATAAACATGAACCTTCACTACCTGGAAAATGGTACGGTGATGCTGAACTTCATTTTTCAGAAAGAGTTGTTCTTCCTCCCACTGGGATTTGCACTGAAG GCATTAGTTGGTTTCTCAGATTACCAGATTTTTCAGGAGTTGATCAAAGGAAGAGAAGACAACTCCTTCTATAAGAACTGCATCTCTCAGATGCTGCGAATGGTAATGGAGGAGGGCTGTGCCACACAAAAGCAGGTCCTTAACTACATTGGGAAATGCTTCCGAGTGAAACTCAACCTTCCTGAGTGGTACCCAAATGAGCAAGCTGCAGAATTCCTTCTGGA TCAGTGCATCTGTGTACACTTGAAAACCAAAACCGAGAAGTTCTACTTGCTTTGTCTGATGACCCGGAAGCTGTTTGCTTTTGCCAAAGAAGAGTGCATGGAGGAGAATCCAGACAGCCTTATGAATCAGGAGGTGCTTACCCCAGGGCAGCTTTACCTCATGTTCTTAAAG GAGAGGATGGAAGCTTGGTTGCTTTCTGTTAAAGTAGCCTTGGACAAAAGATCTCAGAAGACCAATATAACCATCAATTCAGAAAATATGATGAAGCTATTCAGCATGGGAATTGATGTTACAAGGCCATTTGAATATCTCCTTGCTACTGGTAACCTGCGCTCTAAAACAG gtctGGGTATGCTACAAGATTCTGGGCTGTGTGTGGTGGCAGACAAGCTGAATTTTATTCGTTACCTGTCCCATTTTCGCTGCGTACACAGAGGTGCTGCGTTTGCCAAGATGAGAACCACCACAGTGCGCAAACTGCTCCCAGAATCCTGGGGCTTCCTGTGCCCTGTGCACACCCCCGACGGAGAGCCCTGTGGGCTGATGAACCATATTACGACTGTCTGTGAAATAGTGACGCAGTCATGCTACACTTTGTCCCTGCCACCTTTGCTCTGCTCCTTAG gtgtcacTCCCGTTGATGGGACTCCAAGCCAACCCTATGCAGAGTGTTACCCAGTCACACTGGATGGCTCGTTAGTGGGCTGGGTAGAAAAAGATATGGCTCCTACGATTGCAGATACTTTCCGACACTTTAAG GTGATGCAAGAAAAGAAAATTCCTGCCTGGACTGAGGTAGTCCTTATTCCAATGACAGGAAAACCCAGTCTGTATCCAGGATTATTCATTTTTACTACCCCTTGCAGGATGGTTCGGCCTGTGAGAAATTTGGCCTTGGGAAAGGAAGAATTGATTGGTACTCTGGAACAG GTCTTCATGAACATTGCTGTCCTTGAGGATGAAATTGTGCCTGGCGTGACCACTCACCAGGAGCTCTTTCCTCATAGCATGCTGAGTGTGGTAGCCAACTTCATTCCATTCTCTGATCACAACCAGAGTCCCAGAAACATGTACCAATGCCAGATGG GTAAGCAAACTATGGGCTTTCCACTTCTGACTTACCAGGATCGCTCAGATAATAAACTGTACCGACTTCAGACTCCGCAGAGCCCCATGGTGCGCCCGGCTATGTATGATTACTATGACATGGACAACTATCCAGTCGGTACCAATGCAATCGTTGCTGTCATCTCCTACACGGGTTATGACATGGAAGATGCAATG ATTGTAAGTAAGGCTTCGTGGGAGAGAGGATTTGCACACGGCAGCGTTTACAAGACGGAGAGCATAGATCTTGCTGAAAAAATCAAACAAGGAGATGACAGTCTGGTGTTTGGGGTCAAGCCTGGTGATCCAAGGGTTATACACAATCTGGACGCTGACGGACTGCCGCACATTGGATCCATACTGCAATATGGGGACCCTTATTACAGCTACCTGAACCTCAGTACTGGGGAGAGCTTCATAACCTATTACAA gAGTAAGGAAAGTTGCATTGTGGATAACATCAAAGTGTGCAGCAATGACAGTGGAAATGGAAAATTTAAAAGTGTTTGCATCACTATGAGAATCCCTCGTAATCCAACTATTGGGGACAAATTTGCCAGCCGACATGGACAGAAGGGTATTTTGAGCAGACTCTGGCCAGTTGAGGACATGCCATTTACAGAGAGTGGAATGGTTCCTGATATTCTCTTCAATCCTCATGGCTTTCCATCCCGAATGACCATTGGAATGCTGATTGAGAGCATGGCAGGGAAGTCTGCAGCATTGCATGGCCTCTGTCACGATGCCACCCCCTTCACGTTTTCGGAGGAGAACTCTGCCTTGGAATACTTTGGCAAGATGTTGAAGGCTGCTGGCTATAACTACTACGGAACAGAGCGGATGTACAGTGGAATCAGTGGGGTGGAACTGGAGGCAGACATTTTCATTGGAGTTGTATACTATCAACGCCTGCGTCACATGGTTTCGGACAAGTTCCAGGTGAGGACGACAGGAGCCAGAGATAAAGTCACCAACCAGCCCATAGGTGGGAGGAATGTCCAGGGTGGAATTCGCTTTGGAGAGATGGAACGTGATGCCTTGTTGGCTCATGGCACGTCCTTCTTGCTGCATGACCGTCTCTTCAACTGTTCCGATCGGTCTGTGGCCCACGTCTGTGTCAAGTGTGGCAGTTTGCTTTCTCCTTTGTTGGAGAAGCCTCCGCCTTCCTGGTCCACGACGCGCAATAGGAAATACTACTGTACTGTGTGCAATCAGAGCGACACAATCGACGCTGTTTCTGTGCCTTATGTCTTCCGGTATTTTGTGGCTGAGTTGGCAGCCATGAACATAAAAGTGAAACTCGATGTGAACTAA